The Antennarius striatus isolate MH-2024 chromosome 11, ASM4005453v1, whole genome shotgun sequence genome window below encodes:
- the dnajb12a gene encoding dnaJ homolog subfamily B member 12a isoform X2 produces the protein MAMDSNKDEAERCIKIAHNAIKNNQQDKARKFLEKAQRLFPTEKARSLLESLEQNGKPPDENGCPVNEDGPSLRHRSHGDDANASAQGATESKAFTAEQVEAVRKIKSCKDYYQILGVEKTASEEDLKKAYRKLALKFHPDKNHAPGATEAFKAIGNAYAVLSNTDKRRQYDQYGEERAHPFRHRQHREFEADISPEDLFNMFFGAGFPSNNVHVYRNGRMHFAHQNRQERREQQRDGGLALFVQLLPILILIIVSALSQLMVVQPPYSLSYRPSAGHIHKRHTANLKVLFYVGDRFNEEHSNNLKNVERSVEEDYISNLRNNCWKEKQHRNKIHFQNSQRIITMRLNDCMFSM, from the exons ATGGCCATGGACTCAAACAAGGACGAAGCGGAGCGGTGTATTAAAATAGCGCATAATGCCATCAAGAACAACCAGCAGGACAAAGCCAGAAAGTTCCTGGAGAAGGCACAGCGACTGTTTCcgacagagaaggccagaa GCCTGTTGGAGTCTTTAGAACAGAACGGGAAACCACCAGATGAGAATGGCTGTCCCGTGAATGAAGATGGACCATCACTTAGACACCGAAGCCACGGAGACGATGCTAATGCCTCCGCTCAGGGGGCCACAGAGTCCAAAGCGTTCACTGCTGAGCAGGTGGAAGCGGTTAGAAA GATCAAGAGCTGTAAAGATTATTACCAAATCCTAGGAGTAGAAAAGACAGCCTCTGAAGAAGACCTTAAAAAGGCCTACAGAAAGCTGGCTTTGAAATTTCATCCAGATAAAAATCATGCACCTGGGGCAACAGAGGCATTTAAAG CTATTGGTAATGCCTACGCTGTGCTGAGTAATACTGACAAACGAAGGCAGTATGACCAGTATGGAGAAGAAAGGGCGcacccattcagacacagacaGCATCGCGAGTTTGAAGCTGACATCTCACCCGAAGACCTCTTCAATATGTTCTTTGGTGCAGGTTTCCCATCGA ATAATGTACATGTTTACAGAAATGGAAGAATGCATTTTGCACATCAAAATAGACAAGAAAGACGAGAACAGCAGAGAGAT GGAGGTCTGGCTCTGTTCGTCCAGCTATTGCCCATCTTAATCCTCATCATTGTTTCTGCTCTGAGCCAATTGATGGTCGTCCAGCCTCCCTACAGCCTTAGCTACCGCCC GTCAGCTGGACATATTCACAAAAGGCATACAGCAAACCTGAAGGTGCTCTTCTATGTGGGAGACCGTTTTAATGAAGAACATTCAAATAACCTGAAGAATGTTGAGAGAAGTGTAGAAGAAGATTATATCTCCAACCTCCGAAACAACTGTTGGAAAGAGAAGCAGCACA GAAACAAGATTCACTTCCAGAACTCCCAGAGAATCATCACAATGCGTTTGAACGATTGTATGTTTAGTATGTGA
- the scdb gene encoding stearoyl-CoA desaturase b translates to MTETENRNHHTGKQQNGGAMAETSTVEDVFDDTYREKEGPKPPRRLVWRNIVLMTLLHIGALYGLVLIPSASVLTLAWTAVCYLISALGVTAGAHRLWSHRSYKASFPLRVFLALANSMSFQNDIYEWARDHRVHHKFSETDADPHNAKRGFFFAHIGWLLVRKHPDVIEKGKKLELSDLMADKVVMFQRRHYKLSVVILCFLVPTLVPWYFWGESLTVGYFIPGLMRYAVILNATWLVNSAAHLWGNRPYDKHINPRENPLVAFSAIGEGFHNYHHTFPYDYSTSEFGCKLNLTTAFIDLMCFLGLAKDCKRVVKDTIAARVQRTGDGSHKSG, encoded by the exons ATGACCGAAACGGAAAACCGGAATCATCACACCGGGAAGCAACAGAACGGCGGCGCCATGGCGGAGACGTCGACGGTGGAGGATGTTTTTGACGACACctatagagagaaagagggtcCAAAACCACCCAGGAGACTGGTGTGGAGAAATATTGTATTGATGACCCTCCTTCATATCGGTGCGCTGTATGGACTGGTTCTCATCCCTTCAGCATCAGTTTTAACTCTTGCATGGA CTGCAGTGTGCTACCTCATCAGTGCTCTCGGTGTGACTGCTGGAGCTCACAGATTATGGAGCCACAGATCCTACAAGGCTTCATTTCCCCTGCGAGTCTTTCTCGCTCTTGCCAATTCCATGTCCTTTCAG AATGATATATATGAGTGGGCGAGAGACCACCGTGTCCACCACAAATTCTCAGAGACAGACGCAGACCCCCACAATGCAAAGCGGGGTTTCTTCTTTGCCCACATTGGTTGGCTGCTGGTTCGCAAACATCCTGATGTCattgaaaagggaaaaaaactggAACTGTCAGATCTGATGGCAGACAAAGTGGTCATGTTCCAGAGACG ACACTACAAACTGTCTGTGGTGATCCTTTGCTTCCTCGTGCCCACCTTGGTTCCCTGGTACTTCTGGGGCGAGAGCTTGACTGTGGGATACTTCATCCCTGGACTCATGAGATACGCTGTGATTCTCAACGCTACCTGGCTGGTCAACAGTGCCGCACACTTGTGGGGCAACAGGCCCTACGACAAGCACATCAACCCCAGGGAAAACCCACTGGTTGCTTTCAGTGCCATAG gggAAGGCTTCCACAACTACCATCACACATTTCCCTATGATTACTCCACCAGTGAGTTTGGCTGCAAGCTCAACCTCACCACTGCCTTTATTGACCTGATGTGCTTCTTGGGCTTGGCCAAGGACTGCAAGAGGGTGGTGAAGGACACAATTGCCGCTCGCGTCCAGCGAACGGGTGACGGCAGCCACAAAAGTGGTTGA
- the dnajb12a gene encoding dnaJ homolog subfamily B member 12a isoform X1: protein MAMDSNKDEAERCIKIAHNAIKNNQQDKARKFLEKAQRLFPTEKARSLLESLEQNGKPPDENGCPVNEDGPSLRHRSHGDDANASAQGATESKAFTAEQVEAVRKIKSCKDYYQILGVEKTASEEDLKKAYRKLALKFHPDKNHAPGATEAFKAIGNAYAVLSNTDKRRQYDQYGEERAHPFRHRQHREFEADISPEDLFNMFFGAGFPSNNVHVYRNGRMHFAHQNRQERREQQRDGGLALFVQLLPILILIIVSALSQLMVVQPPYSLSYRPSAGHIHKRHTANLKVLFYVGDRFNEEHSNNLKNVERSVEEDYISNLRNNCWKEKQHKEGLLYRARSFGDSALYDKAQRMPTPSCSRLSEIQVILDG, encoded by the exons ATGGCCATGGACTCAAACAAGGACGAAGCGGAGCGGTGTATTAAAATAGCGCATAATGCCATCAAGAACAACCAGCAGGACAAAGCCAGAAAGTTCCTGGAGAAGGCACAGCGACTGTTTCcgacagagaaggccagaa GCCTGTTGGAGTCTTTAGAACAGAACGGGAAACCACCAGATGAGAATGGCTGTCCCGTGAATGAAGATGGACCATCACTTAGACACCGAAGCCACGGAGACGATGCTAATGCCTCCGCTCAGGGGGCCACAGAGTCCAAAGCGTTCACTGCTGAGCAGGTGGAAGCGGTTAGAAA GATCAAGAGCTGTAAAGATTATTACCAAATCCTAGGAGTAGAAAAGACAGCCTCTGAAGAAGACCTTAAAAAGGCCTACAGAAAGCTGGCTTTGAAATTTCATCCAGATAAAAATCATGCACCTGGGGCAACAGAGGCATTTAAAG CTATTGGTAATGCCTACGCTGTGCTGAGTAATACTGACAAACGAAGGCAGTATGACCAGTATGGAGAAGAAAGGGCGcacccattcagacacagacaGCATCGCGAGTTTGAAGCTGACATCTCACCCGAAGACCTCTTCAATATGTTCTTTGGTGCAGGTTTCCCATCGA ATAATGTACATGTTTACAGAAATGGAAGAATGCATTTTGCACATCAAAATAGACAAGAAAGACGAGAACAGCAGAGAGAT GGAGGTCTGGCTCTGTTCGTCCAGCTATTGCCCATCTTAATCCTCATCATTGTTTCTGCTCTGAGCCAATTGATGGTCGTCCAGCCTCCCTACAGCCTTAGCTACCGCCC GTCAGCTGGACATATTCACAAAAGGCATACAGCAAACCTGAAGGTGCTCTTCTATGTGGGAGACCGTTTTAATGAAGAACATTCAAATAACCTGAAGAATGTTGAGAGAAGTGTAGAAGAAGATTATATCTCCAACCTCCGAAACAACTGTTGGAAAGAGAAGCAGCACA AGGAAGGCTTGCTGTACCGTGCTCGATCTTTCGGGGATTCTGCATTGTACGATAAAGCCCAGAGAATGCCCACCCCCAGCTGTTCCAGACTATCTGAGATTCAGGTTATATTGGATGGCTAG
- the trmt2b gene encoding tRNA (uracil-5-)-methyltransferase homolog B, protein MNLAAKYRTSGFVKRRIIYTLKQTRLLFSSNDVFLGNPASQKQRHRHRKPGQDHLSTEERLADAVTPLWRLTYKEQLVLKQRRQERILNKLTEYVSHDFPSAPCRLSVLPILPSPVLEGYRNKSTFSIHKGIDGNPKTVGFYIGSFRKGNVICVNGDHLLNMSEKHKLVARCYQDFIRLSPLEPCLEFSDGGHWREITVRTNAEGHTMLIVYFHPQTLNPEEVEVHKADLVDYFVRGAGSVCQLHSLFFQETVMTRCTHEQSPYQLLYGQPHIYEEVLGFKFRISPDSFFQVNQAAAEVLYGTVRDLCVPNHKDAVGETQSGGTLLDVCCGTGAMGITTSCRVDRIIGVELIEQAVEDARFNAALNNALNCEFIPGKAEVFLPRLMSQLSSKRGSLVTAVVNPARAGLHHRVIRALRHQPAIRRLVYVSCKPEGEAMRNFRELCCAANPQKKLTGEPFSPTLAVPVDMFPHTPHCELVLFER, encoded by the exons ATGAATTTAGCAGCTAAATACAGAACGTCAGGATTTGTTAAACGCAGGATCATTTACACACTGAAGCAAACTCGTCTGCTGTTTTCATCTAATGACGTTTTTCTAGGAAACCCAGCGTCACAGAAACAGAGACACCGTCACAGGAAGCCTGGGCAGGATCATCTGTCTACTGAGGAGAGGCTGGCTGATGCAGTCACCCCTCTGTGGAGGCTGACTTATAAAGAGCAACTTGTGCTCAAGCAAAGGCGACAGGAAAGGATATTGAATAAACTGACCGAATATGTTTCACATGACTTTCCCTCTGCGCCATGCAGGTTATCTGTGTTGCCTATTCTGCCTTCACCTGTTCTTGAGGGCTACCGCAACAAATCTACATTTTCTATCCACAAAGGAATTGATGGCAATCCAAAAACTGTTGGTTTTTACATTGGCTCATTCAGGAAGGGAAATGTCATCTGTGTCAATGGAGATCACCTGCTAAACATGTCAGAAAAGCACAAACTTGTAGCTAGGTGTTACCAGGATTTCATCCGCCTCTCCCCCTTGGAGCCATGCTTGGAGTTCAGTGATGGGGGTCACTGGAGAGAGATCACAGTGAGGACCAACGCAGAAGGCCACACCATGCTGATTGTCTACTTTCACCCTCAGACACTCAACCCAGAAGAGGTGGAAGTCCATAAGGCCGATCTGGTGGATTACTTTGTGCGGGGCGCTGGATCAGTCTGTCAGCTGCACTCGCTGTTTTTCCAAGAGACCGTCATGACTCGCTGTACCCATGAACAATCGCCCTACCAGCTCCTGTATGGTCAGCCGCACATATACGAGGAG GTTTTGGGCTTCAAGTTCCGCATCTCTCCTGATTCTTTTTTCCAGGTGAACCAAGCAGCTGCTGAAGTTCTGTACGGCACCGTGAGAGACCTGTGTGTCCCAAATCATAAGGATGCTGTAGGAGAAACACAGTCTGGGGGTACTCTGCTGGATGTATGCTGTGGGACAGGCGCTATGGGTATCACAACATCTTGCAGGGTGGACAGGATTATCGGCGTAGAGCTGATCGAACAGGCAGTGGAAGATGCTCGATTCAATGCAGCTCTCAATAATGCACTAAACTGTGAGTTTATCCCTGGGAAGGCGGAGGTGTTCCTTCCTAGACTTATGTCTCAGTTGAGCTCAAAACGTGGAAGTCTTGTGACGGCCGTTGTAAACCCTGCTCGAGCTGGGTTGCACCACAGAGTGATCAGAGCTTTACGACATCAGCCAGCTATCCGTAGACTGGTCTATGTATCCTGTAAACCAGAAGGAGAGGCCATGAGGAACTTCAGGGAACTTTGCTGTGCTGCTAATCCGCAGAAGAAACTAACAGGGGAACCATTTTCCCCAACTCTTGCTGTTCCTGTGGATATGTTCCCACATACTCCGCATTGTGAACTAGTGCTTTTTGAGAGGTAG